The Hemicordylus capensis ecotype Gifberg chromosome 6, rHemCap1.1.pri, whole genome shotgun sequence genome window below encodes:
- the LOC128330243 gene encoding serine/threonine-protein kinase SBK2-like isoform X1, translated as MPGRHPSCTLHSLSRQQQTQEGETGHPRGPSAQQEAALAMDPTLGREAQALLEDMLEITAQSLVHMEVAEHYQIVKELGKGKYGQVVLVTHRQRGTPMALKLLPKASTKLQNFLYEYCVALSLSAHPAIIGMFGIAIESSQHYGFLYEAALHRDLISIIKPKAGIPEAAAKLCAKQLVSALDFIHSRGLVYRDVKPENILLFDRHCHCIKLTDFGLTRPQGTLLRLVAGVIPYTAPELSRGTGDTPGLPIDASLDAWALGVLIFCLLTGYFPWEKTLPEDSFFDDFVIWQESGLDEDLPFHWRPLSPDAVAMLQSLLALEPTKRGPIRRVLSYLDRPWRAEATAKAL; from the exons ATGCCTGGCAGGCACCCCAGCTGCACTCTACACAGCCTCAGCAGACAGCAGCAGACACAGGAGGGAGAGACTGGGCACCCCAGAGGTCCTTCAGCACAGCAGGAGGCGG CATTGGCTATGGATCCGACCTTGGGCAGGGAGGCTCAGGCTCTCCTAGAAGATATGCTAGAGATCACTGCGCAGAGTCTGGTGCACATGGAAGTGGCAGAGCACTATCAGATTGTCAAGGAGCTTGGCAAGGGGAAGTATGGGCAGGTAGTACTGGTGACACACAGACAACGAG GGACCCCGATGGCTCTCAAGCTGCTGCCTAAGGCCAGCACCAAGCTGCAGAATTTCTTATATGAATACTGTGTGGCGCTCTCACTCTCTGCACACCCTGCCATCATTGGCATGTTTGGCATTGCCATAGAATCCAGCCAGCACTATGGCTTTCTCTATGAGGCAGCCCTGCATAGAGACCTCATCTCCATTATCAAACCCAAG GCTGGCATCCCTGAGGCAGCAGCCAAGCTCTGTGCCAAACAGCTGGTGAGTGCGCTGGATTTCATCCACAGTCGAGGCCTGGTGTACCGAGATGTCAAGCCTGAGAATATCCTGCTTTTTGACCGCCATTGCCACTGCATCAAGCTGACAGATTTCGGCCTGACGCGGCCCCAGGGCACCCTGCTGCGTCTTGTGGCGGGGGTCATCCCCTACACTGCACCTGAGCTGAGCCGTGGCACTGGTGACACCCCGGGCCTGCCCATCGATGCCAGCCTGGATGCCTGGGCCCTTGGGGTGTTGATCTTCTGCTTGCTCACTGGATACTTCCCTTGGGAGAAGACTTTACCTGAGGATTCCTTCTTTGATGACTTTGTGATTTGGCAAGAGTCAGGCCTGGATGAAGATCTGCCATTCCATTGGCGCCCACTCTCACCTGATGCTGTTGCCATGCTACAAAGCCTGTTGGCTTTGGAGCCCACAAAGCGTGGTCCGATCCGTCGGGTACTCAGCTACCTTGACCGGCCATGGCGAGCTGAGGCAACGGCTAAAGCTCTGTAG
- the LOC128330243 gene encoding serine/threonine-protein kinase SBK2-like isoform X2 produces the protein MDPTLGREAQALLEDMLEITAQSLVHMEVAEHYQIVKELGKGKYGQVVLVTHRQRGTPMALKLLPKASTKLQNFLYEYCVALSLSAHPAIIGMFGIAIESSQHYGFLYEAALHRDLISIIKPKAGIPEAAAKLCAKQLVSALDFIHSRGLVYRDVKPENILLFDRHCHCIKLTDFGLTRPQGTLLRLVAGVIPYTAPELSRGTGDTPGLPIDASLDAWALGVLIFCLLTGYFPWEKTLPEDSFFDDFVIWQESGLDEDLPFHWRPLSPDAVAMLQSLLALEPTKRGPIRRVLSYLDRPWRAEATAKAL, from the exons ATGGATCCGACCTTGGGCAGGGAGGCTCAGGCTCTCCTAGAAGATATGCTAGAGATCACTGCGCAGAGTCTGGTGCACATGGAAGTGGCAGAGCACTATCAGATTGTCAAGGAGCTTGGCAAGGGGAAGTATGGGCAGGTAGTACTGGTGACACACAGACAACGAG GGACCCCGATGGCTCTCAAGCTGCTGCCTAAGGCCAGCACCAAGCTGCAGAATTTCTTATATGAATACTGTGTGGCGCTCTCACTCTCTGCACACCCTGCCATCATTGGCATGTTTGGCATTGCCATAGAATCCAGCCAGCACTATGGCTTTCTCTATGAGGCAGCCCTGCATAGAGACCTCATCTCCATTATCAAACCCAAG GCTGGCATCCCTGAGGCAGCAGCCAAGCTCTGTGCCAAACAGCTGGTGAGTGCGCTGGATTTCATCCACAGTCGAGGCCTGGTGTACCGAGATGTCAAGCCTGAGAATATCCTGCTTTTTGACCGCCATTGCCACTGCATCAAGCTGACAGATTTCGGCCTGACGCGGCCCCAGGGCACCCTGCTGCGTCTTGTGGCGGGGGTCATCCCCTACACTGCACCTGAGCTGAGCCGTGGCACTGGTGACACCCCGGGCCTGCCCATCGATGCCAGCCTGGATGCCTGGGCCCTTGGGGTGTTGATCTTCTGCTTGCTCACTGGATACTTCCCTTGGGAGAAGACTTTACCTGAGGATTCCTTCTTTGATGACTTTGTGATTTGGCAAGAGTCAGGCCTGGATGAAGATCTGCCATTCCATTGGCGCCCACTCTCACCTGATGCTGTTGCCATGCTACAAAGCCTGTTGGCTTTGGAGCCCACAAAGCGTGGTCCGATCCGTCGGGTACTCAGCTACCTTGACCGGCCATGGCGAGCTGAGGCAACGGCTAAAGCTCTGTAG